One Myxococcota bacterium genomic region harbors:
- a CDS encoding TPM domain-containing protein yields the protein MRALLLTLLSITVAFVAWVGIQEDPLPPVPVASVEVPAAVENAAPAPTSPEVHGPSDASIEAAPGAVEDLAGVFGGFGHTLEWQTQSWRDDLGISVHVLSLRAPDHEIAPLAEELFSARRIGADAPSGGLLILVNPARHEARIEVSYELEHVFPDLIVGRLARNQLAPYAAYRAVGMAVMDVLHFLKDYAYLQAHAGNLELDATLRERQEYKEKARYLSGGAGAQADFFDAAALLDRDWKAVVPAAKRARYAPSEDPRESAEAFLRTLRDGIGDPTLPLFTPGSQCMRDGVPFAPFEQFERLRRYEGSKPFEVTVQGDHAVLDSKRPAHGFVPILLAKRDGLWRVDLAETWKNLFFDADGDYWHKNASHPYRFGLHRFGAGANHDLRAWQLGELRLPQAIDALNARPGALDAFQQGELLYRNCWLPLEALTHYERALELAPNSQFFRETLGDRASYIGFHDLAVSAYEKLHARGWWKLAHAQRNAGDPEAALATARKLMERDPYRIEVLELVRTLAEETGDLDGASGIMRQIAAIRANPHRPQDPVTIQFAPARPTFDPGLPIQIESGSLYDHSSFGVTLKNTSARPVEIARIGFSSTGTVSYAGQGDIRGQFPFSGNTHRIGPGESITLSQSWGFTVPQGNEQISYVFDVCWKATSERRQCTDGRLDLYAQ from the coding sequence ATGCGCGCGCTGCTGCTGACGCTTCTCTCGATCACCGTCGCGTTCGTCGCCTGGGTCGGCATCCAAGAAGACCCTCTGCCCCCGGTGCCCGTGGCCAGTGTCGAGGTGCCGGCGGCCGTCGAGAATGCAGCGCCGGCGCCCACCTCGCCCGAGGTCCACGGTCCGTCCGACGCGTCCATCGAGGCCGCCCCGGGCGCCGTCGAGGACCTGGCTGGCGTCTTCGGCGGATTCGGCCATACCCTCGAATGGCAGACCCAGTCGTGGCGGGACGATCTCGGCATCTCGGTTCACGTCTTGTCTCTGCGCGCGCCCGATCATGAGATCGCACCGCTGGCCGAGGAGCTCTTCTCGGCGCGGCGCATCGGCGCCGATGCGCCCTCGGGAGGACTGCTGATCCTCGTCAACCCGGCGCGCCACGAAGCACGGATCGAAGTCTCCTACGAGCTCGAGCACGTCTTCCCGGACCTCATCGTGGGACGTCTGGCTCGCAACCAGCTCGCGCCCTATGCCGCGTACCGGGCCGTCGGCATGGCGGTCATGGACGTCCTTCACTTCTTGAAGGACTACGCCTACCTGCAAGCGCACGCCGGGAATCTGGAACTCGACGCCACGCTGCGCGAGCGACAAGAGTACAAGGAGAAGGCTCGCTACCTCTCGGGCGGTGCCGGCGCCCAGGCCGACTTCTTCGATGCGGCTGCGTTGCTCGATCGTGACTGGAAGGCGGTCGTGCCTGCTGCAAAGCGAGCGCGATACGCGCCCTCGGAAGACCCACGAGAGAGTGCCGAGGCGTTCCTCCGCACGCTGCGGGATGGCATCGGGGACCCGACCCTTCCTCTGTTCACCCCAGGAAGCCAGTGCATGCGGGACGGGGTTCCCTTCGCGCCGTTCGAGCAATTCGAGAGGCTGCGTCGGTACGAGGGGTCGAAACCCTTCGAGGTGACCGTGCAGGGAGACCACGCGGTACTCGACTCGAAGCGGCCCGCCCACGGTTTCGTGCCCATCCTGCTCGCCAAACGGGACGGTCTCTGGCGCGTGGATCTCGCCGAGACCTGGAAGAACCTGTTCTTCGACGCAGACGGTGATTACTGGCACAAGAACGCGAGCCATCCATACCGCTTCGGGCTTCACCGCTTCGGCGCAGGCGCCAACCACGACCTCCGCGCCTGGCAGCTCGGGGAACTCCGCCTACCCCAGGCCATCGACGCGCTCAACGCACGACCCGGGGCACTCGACGCCTTCCAGCAGGGCGAGCTCCTCTATCGAAACTGCTGGCTTCCGCTCGAGGCACTCACGCACTACGAGCGCGCCCTGGAGCTGGCACCGAACAGCCAATTCTTCCGGGAGACGCTGGGAGATCGTGCGAGCTACATCGGCTTCCATGATCTGGCAGTCAGCGCCTACGAGAAACTCCACGCCCGGGGCTGGTGGAAGCTGGCCCACGCGCAGCGCAATGCGGGAGATCCGGAAGCGGCTCTTGCCACGGCGCGGAAGCTGATGGAGCGCGACCCGTACCGAATCGAGGTGCTCGAGCTGGTGCGGACCCTCGCGGAGGAGACCGGCGATCTCGACGGGGCGTCCGGCATCATGCGTCAGATCGCGGCGATTCGTGCGAACCCCCATCGTCCACAGGATCCTGTGACGATCCAGTTCGCTCCCGCGCGGCCGACCTTCGACCCGGGGTTGCCGATCCAGATCGAGTCCGGGTCGCTCTACGATCACAGCTCCTTCGGTGTCACACTGAAGAACACGAGTGCCCGTCCAGTCGAGATCGCGAGGATCGGCTTCAGTTCCACTGGAACGGTGTCCTACGCCGGCCAGGGCGACATCCGAGGCCAGTTTCCGTTTTCGGGTAATACGCACCGGATCGGACCGGGCGAATCCATCACGCTCTCCCAGAGCTGGGGCTTCACCGTTCCCCAGGGCAACGAGCAGATCTCGTATGTTTTCGACGTGTGCTGGAAAGCGACCAGCGAACGACGTCAATGTACGGACGGGCGTCTCGACCTCTACGCCCAGTAG
- a CDS encoding tetratricopeptide repeat protein codes for MPSPEMETTQAQLRAGQFNALDDQHARYLEAYLEDRACEPHLWVLSEWIERLHDVEPLDRWVAERPKSWAARSVRAAYWRNEVRNRIAAPGGGEVTAREALVLASRDVEAAVQLEYRSYLAYGHAIEALGALGDRDAVVAMLNRVLGRDPANYGTRRRALQALWPREGEDAERLHAIARDAQAEARRAPRLIYLLGYASAAQAEVDERAGRRAEAVANFRRAVGYGYHHGWHNSLVSRLYWARDWSGAAEAIEFWLSDVPDDATAMSWQGLTLFRLDQPDAALQRLDQSVSLLPDNVWIRNNRGMVRDWTKNYEGALEDWHHSLGFEPENLTAVAGVASTLGTLGRYEEAIPYIEKWITLNPNWPNAWFHLGRALQALGDPRGAEILAAYIESAQSIPREEWYVNRARTLLAEPPLPQDPAELPGLARLSGTQNP; via the coding sequence ATGCCCTCTCCCGAGATGGAAACGACCCAGGCGCAGCTTCGCGCCGGCCAGTTCAACGCCCTGGATGACCAGCATGCGCGCTACCTCGAGGCCTACCTCGAGGACCGCGCCTGTGAGCCCCACCTCTGGGTCCTGAGCGAATGGATCGAACGACTCCACGATGTCGAACCGCTCGACCGCTGGGTGGCGGAGCGGCCGAAATCGTGGGCAGCTCGAAGCGTGCGCGCGGCCTACTGGCGCAACGAGGTGCGGAACCGGATCGCGGCGCCGGGCGGCGGGGAGGTCACCGCGCGCGAAGCCCTGGTGCTCGCCTCGCGTGACGTCGAAGCCGCCGTCCAGCTCGAATATCGCTCCTACCTCGCCTATGGGCACGCGATCGAAGCGCTCGGCGCGCTAGGGGATCGAGATGCGGTCGTCGCCATGCTGAATCGAGTGCTCGGCCGCGATCCCGCCAACTACGGCACCCGCAGGCGCGCTCTCCAGGCACTCTGGCCGCGCGAAGGAGAGGACGCGGAGCGCCTGCACGCGATCGCGCGCGACGCGCAAGCCGAGGCGCGCCGCGCCCCGCGTTTGATCTATCTGCTTGGTTACGCCAGCGCCGCCCAGGCGGAGGTCGATGAACGCGCGGGTCGGCGCGCCGAAGCCGTCGCGAACTTCCGTCGGGCCGTTGGATACGGCTATCACCACGGCTGGCACAACTCGCTGGTGTCTCGCCTCTACTGGGCCCGCGACTGGAGCGGCGCTGCCGAGGCGATCGAGTTCTGGCTCTCCGACGTTCCCGACGACGCCACGGCCATGAGTTGGCAGGGCCTGACCCTGTTCCGGTTGGACCAACCCGATGCAGCGCTGCAGCGACTCGATCAATCGGTCTCTCTGCTCCCCGACAACGTTTGGATCCGGAACAACCGAGGCATGGTCCGAGACTGGACGAAGAACTACGAAGGTGCCCTCGAAGACTGGCACCACAGTCTCGGGTTCGAGCCGGAGAACCTCACCGCAGTGGCCGGGGTCGCCAGCACCCTGGGAACGCTCGGCCGGTACGAGGAAGCGATTCCCTACATCGAGAAGTGGATCACCCTCAACCCGAACTGGCCCAACGCCTGGTTCCACCTCGGTCGCGCCCTGCAAGCGCTCGGCGACCCCAGAGGCGCGGAAATCCTCGCGGCGTACATCGAGTCGGCACAATCGATCCCGCGCGAGGAGTGGTACGTGAACCGAGCGCGAACACTCTTGGCAGAACCGCCCCTTCCGCAAGACCCCGCCGAGCTACCGGGCCTGGCGCGTTTGTCGGGAACCCAGAACCCGTAG
- a CDS encoding pyridoxamine 5'-phosphate oxidase family protein, whose product MANEEIEIPDAHKDVLARNVFGVVTTLRAKDGLLSSNPVSYVFDGDCVRISTLKNRVKFRNLEGDDRVTFCVMDAKDPTVYVELRGRASLEDDPDRAFLRRQFRAGSGGQEPPEDLDPAGSERAIIRIHPVQSSSPSLYGGRFAR is encoded by the coding sequence ATGGCCAACGAAGAGATCGAGATCCCCGACGCCCACAAGGACGTGCTCGCGCGCAACGTGTTCGGGGTGGTGACGACCTTGCGCGCAAAGGACGGCCTGCTCTCGAGCAACCCGGTCAGCTACGTCTTCGACGGAGACTGCGTGCGCATCTCCACCCTGAAGAACCGGGTGAAGTTCCGGAACCTCGAGGGCGACGACCGGGTCACCTTCTGCGTGATGGATGCGAAGGACCCGACGGTCTACGTCGAGCTACGTGGCCGCGCGTCGCTGGAGGACGACCCGGATCGCGCGTTCCTCCGGCGTCAGTTTCGCGCGGGTTCGGGAGGGCAGGAACCGCCGGAGGATCTCGACCCGGCCGGTTCCGAGCGCGCGATCATTCGCATCCACCCGGTGCAGTCGTCGAGCCCGTCGCTCTATGGGGGTCGCTTCGCGCGCTAG
- a CDS encoding PEP-CTERM sorting domain-containing protein (PEP-CTERM proteins occur, often in large numbers, in the proteomes of bacteria that also encode an exosortase, a predicted intramembrane cysteine proteinase. The presence of a PEP-CTERM domain at a protein's C-terminus predicts cleavage within the sorting domain, followed by covalent anchoring to some some component of the (usually Gram-negative) cell surface. Many PEP-CTERM proteins exhibit an unusual sequence composition that includes large numbers of potential glycosylation sites. Expression of one such protein has been shown restore the ability of a bacterium to form floc, a type of biofilm.) produces the protein MDTENPNGDAIITSRAVGGVGAEGVRGGTAESTVVVTAAGAVDARSTAVGGATRARFSTGFRVTPEPDLGPVGPPDEGADRHATAMVHAVGAGESEARAIANLEEVPTLRTVQAVDVGQTASARARASGHSGLAESTASGLGGEVDEQGFFVNTLATTPVLGSASSWARVGAEVDDVLASDADATAFATGAHRRAGEWGRVGLQLLDRGGDADIALRSEARFANELAVRDSLDGLFLTFLDHEVEDLDVEQASFRIESEGQLLLERVFENVAAVVDFFSEALALGDFDDDLTTTKVDLRVLLELEGGNAGARIGAIFALGTRIVPEPGTGWLVVFGLVVLSRRRRRDVRVH, from the coding sequence GTGGATACGGAGAATCCGAACGGCGACGCGATCATCACGTCGCGCGCCGTCGGGGGCGTTGGGGCCGAGGGCGTTCGGGGCGGAACTGCCGAGTCGACTGTCGTGGTCACCGCGGCCGGCGCCGTCGACGCGCGGTCGACGGCGGTGGGCGGGGCAACGCGGGCCCGGTTCAGCACCGGCTTCCGCGTCACTCCAGAGCCCGATCTCGGGCCGGTCGGCCCTCCAGACGAGGGTGCCGATCGCCATGCCACCGCGATGGTTCATGCGGTTGGTGCGGGCGAGAGCGAAGCGCGGGCCATCGCGAATCTGGAGGAGGTACCAACGCTGCGCACCGTGCAGGCGGTGGACGTCGGACAGACGGCGAGCGCCCGCGCCCGCGCTTCGGGCCACTCGGGTCTCGCTGAATCGACCGCGAGCGGACTCGGGGGTGAGGTGGATGAGCAGGGGTTCTTCGTCAATACCCTCGCTACGACTCCCGTGCTCGGTTCGGCCTCGAGCTGGGCGCGGGTCGGTGCAGAGGTCGACGACGTCCTCGCCAGTGACGCGGACGCCACCGCGTTCGCGACCGGCGCGCACCGCCGTGCGGGCGAGTGGGGACGCGTGGGGCTGCAGCTCCTCGATCGCGGCGGCGACGCCGACATCGCGCTGCGCTCCGAGGCGCGCTTCGCGAACGAGCTCGCCGTGCGCGACAGCCTCGACGGCCTGTTCCTGACCTTCCTCGATCACGAAGTCGAGGATCTCGACGTCGAGCAGGCGAGTTTCCGCATCGAGAGTGAGGGGCAGCTGCTGCTCGAGCGAGTGTTCGAGAACGTGGCCGCGGTCGTCGATTTCTTTTCGGAAGCGCTCGCCCTCGGCGACTTCGACGATGACCTCACCACGACGAAGGTCGACCTGCGCGTCCTCCTCGAACTCGAGGGCGGGAACGCGGGAGCCCGGATCGGGGCCATCTTCGCATTGGGGACCCGGATCGTGCCCGAGCCCGGAACCGGCTGGCTCGTCGTCTTCGGCCTGGTGGTGCTGAGCCGCCGCCGTCGGCGGGACGTTCGGGTCCACTGA